In the genome of Mucilaginibacter sp. 14171R-50, the window GTGATATCGTACCGTAAGTCTATAAATTAATTCGCAGCTATATTATAGCTACGTTACTTTTTGGCAGGATTTTAGTGTATATACGTAAAACTATAAGCTATGATACCCGATAACCAAAACCAGGATTTTGTTACTGACCCAGAGGACAGGAACACCCCGCTAAACGACGATATTAACGAAACCGGCGACGGCGAAAACCTTAACTACGACGAAAGCACCAATAGCTACGAATACGATGTAAAAGGTGACAATCCCGATTACGATCATCCTGACCCGTATGATACCGCTGCAAAAGATGGCGAGGACTTCAACTCCACCTACGACGAAGCTAACCCATACGATACCAACGGTGAATATGATGCTAACCGGTCGTTAGAAACCGATGCTGATACCCTGGGTATGCATATTGATACCGGGAAAATAGTAGAGCTTAACCCACGCGATGCAGCCCTGGCACATACACCCGAAGATGACCGGGATGATCTTGACGAAGAAGGTTATCCTAAAAACGACACACCGGATATTTTGAAGTAATAATTAAAAGCGAAGTATTGCGTATCTGCAAATTTTGCCGGGAACGCGATGCTTCGCATCTTTTGTCAATCAAAATCAAGGTTAAATTTATTTTTCAGATCTATTAGCTGGGGGTTTTTGGCTGCCAGGTACTGAAATTTCTCCATAGCCGTGTACGGCCTGCGGGCAACAGTTTGCTCATCTACACGTGCGTTAACCTCAATGCTGAAGTTTTTTAACGTGGTACGTAAAAAGTTAAGCAAATATGGCCGCTCGTCCCTAAAGGCAAGTTCCTGTACCTTGTTGGATACCGGCACCTCAAAAGCTTCGGGGCCTAAAACTATCGGCGTTACCGAGGTAAATATGGTATATAAAGTAGCGGGTTTGCCTTCGGCCTTAAGTTTAGCGCCATGGTTGGTCCATAACTGTAAAAACTCATCTATGGTAAAAGGCTCTTTATCGGTACCTTTCAAGTAAGGGTCGTCTTCCTCTAACGCCGCTTCTTCAACCTGCTTACCCAAATCTTTTAACGAGGGTATTTTAACAGAAGTAGCCGCCGAATGCACGTTAGGGATAAAAACCTTTGGCTTATCAACAACGGGTTCTGCCTTTGCTTCGGCAGTCGGCATAGCCATTGACGGTGTAGCGGGCGATGCAACGGATGGGGTTTTATTATAGGTAACCGGGTTGTCCCTTGCAACTCTTAATTCGTCGGTCGCTGCAGCCGGTGTACTATTTACTGAGGTATCAGGTTTTTTTTTTAACTCCCCGTTTGGGGCAGCAGCGTTTTCGCCCGCGGGCAGAGCAGCGAGGTTGAACACCGAGAGCAGGTTACTCATTTTAAGCAAGGCAAGTTCAACCTGCAAGCGCTGGTTTTTGCTTAGCTTATAACTGATATCACACTGGTTGGCAATATTCATGGCCGATAGCAAAAACGATACAGAGGCCGCCTGCGACTGCTGCAGGTAACGCGTCTTAATGGTTTCGCTAACTTCCAATAATTTTATGGTTGACGCATCCTTGCCCACCAGCAGGTTACGGAAATGTTCTGACAGGCCGGAAATAAAGTGCGCCCCGTCAAACCCTTTACCTAATATCTCGTCGAACAGCAGCAGCGTGGCGGCGCCGTCCTCTGTTAAAAGCTTATCGGTTATATTAAAGTAGTAATCGTAATCAAGGATATTAAGGTTATCAATTACTGTTTTGTAAGTAATATTCGCACCGCTAAAACTCACTATCTGATCAAACATAGACAACGCATCGCGCAAGCCGCCATCGGCTTTTTGGGCAATTATATGCAGGCCGTCAGTTTCGTAAGCAATATTTTCCTTTTGCGCTATGCCTGCCAGGTGGCCGGCCATATCCTCTACCCTGATGCGGTTAAAATCAAATATCTGGCAGCGCGATAATATGGTTGGCAGTATCTTATGCTTCTCGGTAGTAGCTAATATAAAGATCGCATAGCTGGGTGGTTCTTCAAGCGTTTTCAGAAAGGCGTTAAAAGCGGCCTGCGACAGCATGTGCACCTCGTCGATAATATAAACTTTGTAGCGGGCAGCTTGTGGCGGAATGCGTACCTGTTCTATCAAACTGCGGATATCATCAACCGAGTTGTTCGATGCCGCATCAAGCTCATGTACGTTAAACGAGTTTCCGTTCATAAACGCGCGGCAGCTATCGCACTCACCGCAGGCTTCGCCATTGGGTTGTAAATTGGTACAGTTAATGGTTTTTGCCAGTATGCGCGCACAGGTTGTTTTACCCACCCCGCGTGGCCCGCAGAATAAAAATGCCTGCGCCAGCTGGTTATTCTTAATAGCGTTTTTTAACGTATTAGTTATATGTTGCTGACCTACAACGGTATCGAAAGTAGCCGGGCGGTATTTGCGTGCCGAAACAATGAAATTATCCACAGATGCTAAGGTAGCAACAATTGCTTTAAGTTAAAACCTCAAATAGGGATTGTGAATAAAATCAAACGCGTGCTATTGCAATTCCTCTTCGGGTAGGTGATCGTCATCCTCGGGGTCGGGTTCGCCAAGGTCATCATCAACCTGTATTTCGTGCAGGTCATTGACAGACTCCGTCTGGTCGTCAAAATCCTCATCGTCCTCGTCGTTCCAATCGCCTTCCACCGGGTTCCCGGTATCTGTTGGTTCAAGGTTAAGGTCATCTGCAAAGTCCTCATGATGGTCCTGATTTACGCCCCCTGGCAATTGCATTGCCATTACAGCAAACCGAACATCATTAAAATCGTAAGGGTGAAATATATAATTCATGGCGATGTTTTTATTATACAGTCAAAGAACATGCCATAGGTGATATTTAAAGCGCTTTAGCCCCGGCAAATATGCCTTAAAATACAACTCATATCGTTTGCTTTATATATTATTTATACCTACATTTGCAGCCCCGATATACAGGGATAAATAATTAAAAATCAAAATAATAATGCAACAGTACGAAATCGTGATCGTTCTAACCCCGTTGTTATCAGATGAAACTGCTAAAGAGGCAATTGCCAAATACAGCAAAGTTTTAACTGATGGCGGAGCCGAAATTGTCCAGGAGGATAATTGGGGTTTGAGAAAATTAGCGTACCCTATTCAAAAGAAAACTACAGGGTACTATCACCTAACTGAATTCAAGGCTCCCGGTGATCTTATTAACAAACTGGAAGTTGAATTAAGGCGCGATGAGCGTGTGTTACGCTTCCTTACTATTGCTTTGGATAAACATGCCATAGCTTACAACGACAAAAAACGCAGCGGTGCCTTTAACAAGAAGCCTGCAGCTAAAGTGGAGGAAAACAACTAATGGCAAACGACCAAATTAAATACGTTACCGCTCCAAAGGTGGAGGATAACCGTAAGAAATACTGCCGTTTTAAAAAGAATGGTATTAAGTATATCGATTACAAAGACGCTAACTTTTTACTAAAGTTTGTTAACGACCAGGGTAAAGTGTTACCACGCCGTTTAACAGGTACTTCGTTGAAGTTTCAGCGTAAAGTGGCACAGGCCGTTAAGCGTGCCCGCCACATCGGTTTATTACCTTATGTTACAGACTCATTAAAATAATCGGAGGTAAAAAGCAATGGAAGTTATTTTAAAACAAGACGTAAAAAACCTCGGCGATAAAGACGATGTAGTGAATGTAAAGCCAGGTTATGGCCGCAACTTTCTTATCCCTAAAGGTTACGCAATATTAGCAACTGTAAGCGCTCGCAAAGTTTTAGCAGAAAACTTAAAGCAGGCACAGTTTAAACAAGAAAAAATACGCAAAGATGCAGATGCTATCGCCGCTAAATTAGAAGGTGTTAAACTTTCTATCGGCGCTAAAGCAGGCGAAAGCGGCAAAATCTTCGGTGCTATCAATACCATACAGGTAGCTGATGCCCTTAAAAAAGAAGGTTTTGAAGTTGACCGTCGTCGCATCACTTTTGACCAGGAGCCAAAATTTGTTGGTGATTACATCGCAATAGTTAACCTGCATAAAGAAGTTAAAGTTCAGGTTCCTTTCTCAGTTGTTGCTGAGTAAATCGATTCCGGATTTTAGATTTACGATTTCGGATTTGAAATTAGGATTTAGAATTAGATATTGGAATTTTTAAAAAAGGTGTTTAGTTTAGGCTAAGCACCTTTTTTGTTTAATAAAGATTATACAGAGATTAGGGAGATTAAACATCAAATGGCTAAAAAAGCAAACAACCGTAAAGGCGGCAGTAAAACAAAAGGATTTTTCAATAACGGTGTAGTAAGGCTGGTATTACGCATACTTAAACTTGCGGTTATTGTGTTTGTTGCTGCCAGCTTGTTTGGTGTATTGTTGTTCAAATTTGTAAACCCTCCATTTACCTGGCTGATGATACAGCGCGGCTTTGAACGCAAAGCCGATGGTAAGGACTGGAAAATAGATAAGAAATGGGTTGCGTTTGATGATATTGCCGATAACATGAAACGTGCCGCCGTGGCTGCGGAAGACCAAACCTTCCTGGAAAATCACGGGTTTGACTTTAAGGCCATCGAACGCGCTATTCAAAAAAACGCTAAAAGCAAAAAATTGATAGGCGGCAGCACCATTAGCCAGCAAACAGCCAAAAATGTTTTCCTGTATCCGGGCCGCTCGTTTGTGCGCAAAGGCTTCGAGGCATGGTTTACCATACTGATAGAAACTTTCTGGAGTAAAAAGCGCATTATGGAGGTGTACCTTAACGTTATTGAAATGGGCGATGGTATTTACGGCATCGAAGCCGCATCGCAGGCGTATTTTCACAAACCGGCATCAAAGCTAACCAAACGGCAGGCGGCAGCTATTGCAGTTATATTTCCAAGCCCGCTTAAATGGAGCGCCACCAGGCCAACGCGTTATTTAAAGCACCGGCAATACCTGATCATGAAAAACATGCGCAGGCTTGGCCCGCTCGAGTTTTAATTATATTGGTTTGTACATAAAACCCTAAATCCGCCGTTATTACATCGTCTATGTTAAAAAGATCATTAATAATTTTATCGATAGTTTTTGCCGCGTTTACAAGCCGTGCACAAACTGCCGATGATGTGTATAATCAATACCTTGATTTTAACCTGGCCCGCCTGCAAGGCGAAACTGATAAGGCGTTAACACTTGGCCAGGACCTGATCCCCAACGTGGACAAACTGAAGGCCAACGCCCGGACAAACTTTTATTATGCCATTGGCAACCTGTTCGAGAACGACGGCCAGTCGGTAAAGGCCTTGGAATATTACGAGAAAGTTGCCGCGGCCGTGCCCGATTACTATGTGGTGCAGCGCGCGTTAGGCTACCTGTACATGAAGGATGTTACCGCCCTTGGTGATAAACTTAATGCTAACAGGTCTAACAAAGACGAAGCCAAACGACTGACCAGCCTTTATACAGCAGCGGTAAAAAAGGCATTGCCCTGCCTGGAAAAAGCCCAGGCCTGCGACCCAAACGACGATACCCTATCGCTTATTAAATCGCTTTATAAAAACATCAATGATGCACAGGGGGCAGCTACATTAAACGGCCGTTTAAAGGCCCTTTCCAAAAACTGTATCGATCTGCTGGATGATAAATAGCCTTATAATTGTAAAGCTATACCTTGTTTGGGGTATATTAAGTTCAGTTGTAGCTTATTTGCGGTTTTTAACTGCGCTTTTATTTTCAGGATGCTTTTATAAGGCGGCTTTAAATGGGTTATCACTACATTCAAGCCCTTTAAAGATCTACCGGATAGTTTGCCCAGTTCTGTCATTTCGTTCATTAGCAAGTGCGGAGTAAGGTGGCCAAACAGGTTTTTCTCCGGTTGTTCGTTCGGGAACGATACTTCTATCATAATCGCTTTCAACTTTTTGGCTTTTATCAGCGGAGCAACCGCCACCCACAAATTATGCAGGTTTTGGCTTTTCTCTACTTCATCGGCGCCCGTATCGCCTAAATAAAGTATATAGTTATCCTTGCTGCTTACTAAAAATGCAGTACTGCTTAAATTAGCATGGCTTAGCTGAAATACCTGTACCTGCATACCGGTATTTTCAACAGGCATTTTTGTGCCGGGCGTTAATGATTGATAATGATATTTCTTTAATTGCGGCGCAACGCCGTCATCGGCAAAGTTGGCCCAGCTATCCCAGGTAAAGTAATGCGTTTTAACAGTTTTCAGGGTACTTTGCAAACCATAAATATTCTTGGTGCTATCTTCCGGCGAGTTCATAATAAGCCCCGCCACATGGTCGAGGTGAGCATGCGAGATGAAATAGCCTTTAATATCCTTTTTAAGTACCTGCTCTGCCGGGATGGTAAAGGTTTTGTATGCTATGGCTTTGGCTATCCCCGCGCGAATTGTACCGGCATCTAAACAGATATAATTATCCGATCCTTTTGGCGCGAGCATATAGGCCGACAGGTTACTTTCGTCGGCACCACCTAAAACGCCTAATGGTACGATGCGAAATGAGGTTGCAGCCGTATTGACCTGTGCAATTGCGATAAAGGGCAACCATAAAAAAACAAGCAGCAATAGTTTGCGGTAATCATTCATTACATCAAATTTACTAATTTGGCCGCTAATGAAGACAAGCCAGATAGCCGCCAAGATTGTAACCCGTTTATTTTTTATTTTACTGCTGATAGCCCTTATCCCATTTTTGCAGGGTGATACCTCTAAACTCAAGCACATTTACCTTGCCCCACAGCATGCCTGGACGCTCATATTCCCTATTTTGTTGATACTTGGCTTCGTGGCTTTGCTGATAATATGCTCGGTAAAAAAGTTCAGTAAAACCGATCTTAACTGGCTGCTGGTGGTAAATACAGTGGTACTTATGGCTTACGCCGCCACATTGTTCATTCGTATTTACGATTTGATAAACTAACTGCGGTAGCCATCTCCGATTATTACATCACTCTGTTTTCATTTTCCTTTGCGCAGTTTCCTTATACTCGTAATCGCCGCCAAGCAGGTAGCCCCATGGCTTAAGGCTTTCTATCCTATCGAATATTATTTTAAAAATGGCGATAGTTGGTATAGATAAGAACATGCCCGACAGACCCCATATCATTTCGCCGATAACAATGCCGATGAATGAGATAAGCGCATTAAGCCGCACCTTTGAGCCCACCACCGCAGGCAGCAAAAAATTAGCATCAACTATGTGTATGCCTATTGTACATGCAGCCACGGTAAGCGTTTGGCTTATAGTACCGGTGGCAAACGTTACAACAGTACTTAGCAACAAAGCACTAAAGATGCCGATGTAAGGTATAATATTAAACACACCTACAATAATCCCCAGCAAGGCGGCATACTTTATACCAATAATATAAAAAACTGTAATGGCCATGCCTGCTACAATAACCATTTCTATAAGTAATCCTAAAATGTATTGCCGCAGTATTCTTTGTACGTTCTCTACTATATCAACTACAATTTGCCTGTTCTCGTCGCTGAAAACCCAGGTAATGAAGCGGAACAACAGGCGCCTGTAAAACAGTATAAAAAACGTAAATATCAATATAAATACATAGAACAGCACAAGCGACGATACCGCGCCGAAAGTGGTACCCAGAACCGCAGTACCCGATGCCATAATTTTGTCGGCAGCGCTATTCACATAGGTTATTTGTTTATGTCCGTTAATATGGAACGTATTTTGAACCCAGTCTGACAGGTTATTCACAGACTCTTTTACCTGGCTCTGCAGCATAGGCCAATCATTAGCGATATTAGAGATTTGAGCTCCTATCAGGTACATGATACTACCTACAAAGCCCACCAGCAGCAGTATAGAAATAAAGGATGATGCGCTGCGTGGTAACCTGCACTTTTTTTCGAAGAAGTTTGAAACAGGCAGCAGCAACACGGCAAACAAAAACCCGAATATCATAGGGTCTATCAGCTCCTTGGCCATTACCACCAGGTAACCCAACACACAAAGGCCTATAAGTATAAGGGCCAATCTTTCGTAAAACGGAGCAATAAGTTTTTTTGCAGGCATACAGGTATTACGTTTCAATGCTCAACATACATATATTTTATATGTTTCAATAGCAATGTAAATGTGCAACAATTTTCAGGCTTTACAATGTTTTATGTGCCGTCTTTAAATGTTATGCGTAACCTTTGCTGGTATCATTTTGGCAAGCACTTTGCTATAAATTATAGTATAAAAAACATACTACCATGGCAAAATATTCAGAAAAAGCGGGCGAAAAGGTGGAAAAAACCATGCACGAGATGAAAGAAGGTAAGTTAAAAAGCGGCAGCGGTAAAAAAGTTACCAGTAAGAAGCAAGCTGTCGCGATAGGTTTATCTGAAGCCCGGAAAGAAGGTGCTAAGGTGCCTAAGAAAAAATAACATTGATCTTCAAATACAAAAGCCGTCTCAAAAAATTAGACGGCTTTTGTATTTGAAAATAGTATCGCTACTGAGCTTAATTGCTTTCGAAGGTTTGGCTTACCCACGATTCCAATTTATTGTTCTTATCCAGTTCAATTAACCGTTCTATATCGCCGTCGCGCTTATGGGTTGGCTCCATATTATATTTCGCTATCACTGCCCTTAAAGCAACCATGTTGGCTTTTGTTTTATCAAAATCGGCCTTGTGCTGTATCGCGTATTTAGAAAATTGTGCCATATAGATAAATCCAAGCTGCGGATTTGCATCCGAAAGATCCATAATCACCTGTTTCAGTTCGATTACAACATCCGGCGTACCCTGGGCCCATACCAAAAGAAATTGAGTCGCCGCTTCAGTTTTAGCAGGCTCGGCCCCCCATGGCGTTTTCATCAGCCAGTCTGCAGTTTTAACAATCTCTCCCTCGTATTTAGTATAATCTTCGTGGTTATTAAAATGATAATCTTTAGGCGCTTCATAACTTTGCGCCCAAGTTTTCACACCTCCTAATAAGGTAAGAGCCAAAACGGTTGTTAAAATCTTTTTCATGCTATTGCGCTGATGCTAAGATAATTCTAATTTCTGAGAGATAGTGAACGAATCCATCACTTTCATCAAAACTACAGCTTCGTCAATAGTGCACGGGTTTGGGCCTTCACCTTTAAAGTATGATACTATTTTGGTGATCATAGGCTGCTGAATATGCTCGGGGTGCGTAAAGTTTACCGTTTCCTCCCCTTCGTCGGTCTTACAGGTTACAAACGTGCCAAAAAACGGGAAGGTGATCTTTCCTTTCGTGCCGATGATCTCGCAACTGTCAACTGCTTCGCTTTTTGCGACATTGAAGCACCACGAGCCGTTAACCACCACATTGTTTTTGAATACAATATGCCCGCAAACATGGTCATCAGCCGGACTAAAGCCGGCCTGGTTTAAGCTGGAACCAGTTGAATATTTAGGCTCGCCGAAATAATAAAGCATCAGATCTAACTGGTGGGGGGCCAGGTCATGAAAATACCCGCCGCCGGATAGTTCTGGCTGTAGCCGCCAGTTTGGTGGCGCGTTCTCCGCCAGCTTAGGCCGCGGATATTGCCACATCCTTATCTGCACGGTTCTGATATCGCCTATAGCGCCGCTGTCTATTAAGCCTTTTACGTGTAAAAACATAGGCAGGGCGCGGCGGTAATGCGCTACTGTAAGCTTTGCGCCGCTTTGGTTAACGGCATCAGCCATTTGCTGTGCTTCGCCGGCGTTGCGGGTAACCGGTTTTTCCACATACACATTAAGGCCCTTTTTAATCGCCCGCAAAGCATATTCCAGGTGTGATGCAGGGGGTGTGGCTATCGATACGGAATTTACTTCAGGGTCGTTCATTAGGTCCTCAGCATCGCTGTACCATTTATCAACATGGTGGCGTTGGGCGTAGTCGGCGGCTTTTTCGGCATCGCGGCGCATTACGGCCACCAGTTTGCTGCCGGCAATTTTATTGTATGCCTGCCCGCTCTTTTTTTCGGTTACGTTACCGCAGCCTATTATACCCCATTTAATTGTAGCCATTTATAAAATATTTTTAGCTGATCATCGCCAGCAATTCGTCATCACTGATTATCGGAATGTTTAATTTATTAGCCTTTTCCAGTTTGGCAGGGCCCATATTTTCGCCGGCCACCAGGTAGCTTAGCTTGGCAGAAATACTGCTCAATATTTTGCCGCCGTTCTGTTCTATGATATCCTTCAATTCATCGCGCGAGAACTTTTCGAACGTACCTGATATTATAAAGTTTTGCCCGCTTAGCTTATCGCTTGCCAGGGTCAATTCTTTTTCCTCGGCCACAAACTGCAAGCCGCTGGCCTTTAATCTCTCAATTTCCTGCCGGTGATCTGCGTCCGCAAAGTAATCGGTGATACTTTCGGCAATACGGCCACCTATCTCCTCGGCAGCCATGAGTTCATCGGCATTGGCCGCCATCAGCTTATCTATGGTTTTGAAATGAGCTACCAGTTTTTTGGCAACGGTTTCGCCAACGTAACGTATTCCCAGGCCAAAAAGCACCTTTTCAAATGGCTGCTGCTTTGATTTTTCGATACCATCCAGCATGTTGTTAATGGATTGTTCGCCAAAGCGGTCCATTTGCTTTAACTCGTCAATGTGATCCTGCAGATGATAAAGGTCGCTTATATGCCGTATAAAACCGCGGTTATACAGTGTATTGATGGTTTCGTCGCCCAAGCCGTCGATATTCATGGCCTTACGTCCAATAAAGTGCTGCATTCTGCCTACAATTTGCGGCGGGCAGCCTTCATCATTGGGGCAGTACCAGGCGGCTTCGCCTTCGGTGCGCAATAGTTTAGTATCGCAGGCGGGGCAATGGGTTATGTATTCAATGGCCTTTGCGCCATGTTTGCGTTTATCAAGGTTTACACTGATAATTTTGGGAATGATCTCGCCGCCCTTTTCCACGTAAACGGTATCGTGCTCGTGCAGTTTAAGGCGCTCGGTAATTTCGTCGGCGTTGTGCAGGGTGGCGCGTTTTACTGTGGTACCTGCCAGCAATACCGGTTTTAAATTGGCAACCGGCGTAACAGCACCGGTACGGCCTACCTGGTAAGTAACGGCAAGCAGCTCGGTCTCAACTCTTTCTGCCTTAAATTTATAAGATATGGCCCAGCGCGGAGATTTGGCGGTATAGCCAAGCTCCTGCTGCTGCGAATAATTGTTTACTTTAATGACTATGCCATCAATGTCATAACTCAGGTTATGGCGCTCGGTATCCCAATGAGCTATAAAATCTAACACACCGTTGATATCTTTTACCAGGCGGCTATGATTATCTACATGAAAGCCCCAGCCTTTAACAGCTTCCAGGCTTTCCCAATGCGTTTTAAATAAGGACCTCTCGGTATACAGGCCGTACAGAAAGCAATCCAGCGGGCGGCGGGCAACCTCGGCCGAGTCCTGTAATTTTATAGTGCCCGATGCAAAGTTGCGCGGATTAGCGTACGGTACTTCGCCGTTATCAACACGCTCTTTGTTTAGCCTTTCAAATGCTTTTAAGTGCATAAACACCTCGCCGCGTATCTCAAACAGATCGGGATAATCGCCCTCCCCCAGTTTTTTCGGGATGCTATGTATCGTGCGTACATTGGTGGTTACCTCATCCCCCTGGGTGCCGTCGCCACGGGTAACAGCACGTGCCAGCTTGCCTTGTTCATAAGTAAGGCTCATAGACAAACCGTCGAACTTCAATTCGCACACATACTCAAAATTATCGCCGATGGCCTTACGTATGCGCTGGTCAAAATCTACCAGTTCCTGCTCGTTATAGGTGTTGCCTAACGATAACATTGGCCAGCGGTGCTTAACCGTCACAAACTCCTTGGTGATATCGCCGCCCACCACCTGTGTAGGCGATTCCGGATCGGCAAATTCTGGAAATTGCTTTTCCAGTTCGTTTAAATACTCCAGCTTTTTGTCGAATTCGTAATCAGAAATAGTAGGCATGGCCAGCACATAATAATTATAAGTGTGCTGTTTCAGTTCGGCAGTGAGGGCCTTAATTTGCTCTTTGGGCGACATGTAACGAAGATAATTTTTTTAGTTCATAGTTGATGGTTCATAGTTCATAGCTGCTGATTTTTTTACCATGATCTATGAACTATGATCTATCACCTACTTAACAACTTCCATTATAGCTACTACCGGATAATGGTCTGACGGAGCGCGGCCATGGTAGGTATTAGTTAATATCCCGTAGCGTTTTACTTTAAACTGTTTGGTCACAAAAATATGGTCGATACGTTTATCACCTGCGGTAGTAACATCAAAAGCATTAAAAGTATTGTTTGGCGCCAGTTTTACAGGAGCCAGTACGTAACTATCTTTTAGTAATCCGGA includes:
- a CDS encoding DNA polymerase III subunit gamma/tau — encoded protein: MDNFIVSARKYRPATFDTVVGQQHITNTLKNAIKNNQLAQAFLFCGPRGVGKTTCARILAKTINCTNLQPNGEACGECDSCRAFMNGNSFNVHELDAASNNSVDDIRSLIEQVRIPPQAARYKVYIIDEVHMLSQAAFNAFLKTLEEPPSYAIFILATTEKHKILPTILSRCQIFDFNRIRVEDMAGHLAGIAQKENIAYETDGLHIIAQKADGGLRDALSMFDQIVSFSGANITYKTVIDNLNILDYDYYFNITDKLLTEDGAATLLLFDEILGKGFDGAHFISGLSEHFRNLLVGKDASTIKLLEVSETIKTRYLQQSQAASVSFLLSAMNIANQCDISYKLSKNQRLQVELALLKMSNLLSVFNLAALPAGENAAAPNGELKKKPDTSVNSTPAAATDELRVARDNPVTYNKTPSVASPATPSMAMPTAEAKAEPVVDKPKVFIPNVHSAATSVKIPSLKDLGKQVEEAALEEDDPYLKGTDKEPFTIDEFLQLWTNHGAKLKAEGKPATLYTIFTSVTPIVLGPEAFEVPVSNKVQELAFRDERPYLLNFLRTTLKNFSIEVNARVDEQTVARRPYTAMEKFQYLAAKNPQLIDLKNKFNLDFD
- the rpsF gene encoding 30S ribosomal protein S6; protein product: MQQYEIVIVLTPLLSDETAKEAIAKYSKVLTDGGAEIVQEDNWGLRKLAYPIQKKTTGYYHLTEFKAPGDLINKLEVELRRDERVLRFLTIALDKHAIAYNDKKRSGAFNKKPAAKVEENN
- the rpsR gene encoding 30S ribosomal protein S18: MANDQIKYVTAPKVEDNRKKYCRFKKNGIKYIDYKDANFLLKFVNDQGKVLPRRLTGTSLKFQRKVAQAVKRARHIGLLPYVTDSLK
- the rplI gene encoding 50S ribosomal protein L9 is translated as MEVILKQDVKNLGDKDDVVNVKPGYGRNFLIPKGYAILATVSARKVLAENLKQAQFKQEKIRKDADAIAAKLEGVKLSIGAKAGESGKIFGAINTIQVADALKKEGFEVDRRRITFDQEPKFVGDYIAIVNLHKEVKVQVPFSVVAE
- the mtgA gene encoding monofunctional biosynthetic peptidoglycan transglycosylase; the encoded protein is MAKKANNRKGGSKTKGFFNNGVVRLVLRILKLAVIVFVAASLFGVLLFKFVNPPFTWLMIQRGFERKADGKDWKIDKKWVAFDDIADNMKRAAVAAEDQTFLENHGFDFKAIERAIQKNAKSKKLIGGSTISQQTAKNVFLYPGRSFVRKGFEAWFTILIETFWSKKRIMEVYLNVIEMGDGIYGIEAASQAYFHKPASKLTKRQAAAIAVIFPSPLKWSATRPTRYLKHRQYLIMKNMRRLGPLEF
- a CDS encoding lipopolysaccharide assembly protein LapB; translation: MLKRSLIILSIVFAAFTSRAQTADDVYNQYLDFNLARLQGETDKALTLGQDLIPNVDKLKANARTNFYYAIGNLFENDGQSVKALEYYEKVAAAVPDYYVVQRALGYLYMKDVTALGDKLNANRSNKDEAKRLTSLYTAAVKKALPCLEKAQACDPNDDTLSLIKSLYKNINDAQGAATLNGRLKALSKNCIDLLDDK
- a CDS encoding MBL fold metallo-hydrolase → MNDYRKLLLLVFLWLPFIAIAQVNTAATSFRIVPLGVLGGADESNLSAYMLAPKGSDNYICLDAGTIRAGIAKAIAYKTFTIPAEQVLKKDIKGYFISHAHLDHVAGLIMNSPEDSTKNIYGLQSTLKTVKTHYFTWDSWANFADDGVAPQLKKYHYQSLTPGTKMPVENTGMQVQVFQLSHANLSSTAFLVSSKDNYILYLGDTGADEVEKSQNLHNLWVAVAPLIKAKKLKAIMIEVSFPNEQPEKNLFGHLTPHLLMNEMTELGKLSGRSLKGLNVVITHLKPPYKSILKIKAQLKTANKLQLNLIYPKQGIALQL
- a CDS encoding AI-2E family transporter yields the protein MPAKKLIAPFYERLALILIGLCVLGYLVVMAKELIDPMIFGFLFAVLLLPVSNFFEKKCRLPRSASSFISILLLVGFVGSIMYLIGAQISNIANDWPMLQSQVKESVNNLSDWVQNTFHINGHKQITYVNSAADKIMASGTAVLGTTFGAVSSLVLFYVFILIFTFFILFYRRLLFRFITWVFSDENRQIVVDIVENVQRILRQYILGLLIEMVIVAGMAITVFYIIGIKYAALLGIIVGVFNIIPYIGIFSALLLSTVVTFATGTISQTLTVAACTIGIHIVDANFLLPAVVGSKVRLNALISFIGIVIGEMIWGLSGMFLSIPTIAIFKIIFDRIESLKPWGYLLGGDYEYKETAQRKMKTE
- a CDS encoding DUF6496 domain-containing protein; protein product: MAKYSEKAGEKVEKTMHEMKEGKLKSGSGKKVTSKKQAVAIGLSEARKEGAKVPKKK
- a CDS encoding Gfo/Idh/MocA family protein, whose amino-acid sequence is MATIKWGIIGCGNVTEKKSGQAYNKIAGSKLVAVMRRDAEKAADYAQRHHVDKWYSDAEDLMNDPEVNSVSIATPPASHLEYALRAIKKGLNVYVEKPVTRNAGEAQQMADAVNQSGAKLTVAHYRRALPMFLHVKGLIDSGAIGDIRTVQIRMWQYPRPKLAENAPPNWRLQPELSGGGYFHDLAPHQLDLMLYYFGEPKYSTGSSLNQAGFSPADDHVCGHIVFKNNVVVNGSWCFNVAKSEAVDSCEIIGTKGKITFPFFGTFVTCKTDEGEETVNFTHPEHIQQPMITKIVSYFKGEGPNPCTIDEAVVLMKVMDSFTISQKLELS